One Nyctibius grandis isolate bNycGra1 chromosome 17, bNycGra1.pri, whole genome shotgun sequence genomic window carries:
- the LOC137671465 gene encoding protein S100-A14-like isoform X1: MSHLLGALSRPSGDVPSVWGGVPPLLTLSPHPTQDNQELTNVEQAIETVINQFHCYAVKGQKEYLTPNEMQELVVQKLPHLGKCVGPLEEKIECMGDPDEAKLEFGEYWDMMGDAAKGCRRK, translated from the exons ATGTCCCATCTACTCGGGGCCTTGTCCCGTCCATCTGGGGATGTCCCCTCCGTGTGGGGAGGTGTCCCGCCGCTGCTCaccctctctccccaccccacacaGGACAACCAGGAGCTCACCAACGTGGAGCAAGCCATTGAGACCGTCATCAACCAGTTCCACTGCTACGCGGTGAAGGGGCAGAAGGAGTACCTGACGCCCAACGAGATGCAGGAGCTGGTGGTCCAGAAGCTGCCCCACCTGGGGAAG TGCGTTGGACCCCTGGAAGAGAAGATCGAATGCATGGGAGACCCTGACGAGGCCAAGCTGGAGTTTGGAGAGTACTGGGACATGATGGGGGACGCGGCCAAGGGCTGCCGGAGGAAGTAG
- the LOC137671465 gene encoding protein S100-A14-like isoform X2: protein MGQCHCHKKRKDNQELTNVEQAIETVINQFHCYAVKGQKEYLTPNEMQELVVQKLPHLGKCVGPLEEKIECMGDPDEAKLEFGEYWDMMGDAAKGCRRK, encoded by the exons ATGGGCCAGTGCCACTGCCACAAGAAGCGCAAG GACAACCAGGAGCTCACCAACGTGGAGCAAGCCATTGAGACCGTCATCAACCAGTTCCACTGCTACGCGGTGAAGGGGCAGAAGGAGTACCTGACGCCCAACGAGATGCAGGAGCTGGTGGTCCAGAAGCTGCCCCACCTGGGGAAG TGCGTTGGACCCCTGGAAGAGAAGATCGAATGCATGGGAGACCCTGACGAGGCCAAGCTGGAGTTTGGAGAGTACTGGGACATGATGGGGGACGCGGCCAAGGGCTGCCGGAGGAAGTAG
- the S100A16 gene encoding protein S100-A16 isoform X2 — translation MQGQTAECTELEWAVQVLVNNFDKYSSHRCCCKKQRRISKKGFRKMLSRELNHMLTDTGNRRAADKLICDLDENKDGRISFEEYWTLIGGIASPIAQIIRQQEQCVKSTK, via the exons ATGCAGGGCCAGACGGCGGAATGCACGGAGCTGGAATGGGCCGTCCAGGTGCTGGTGAACAACTTCGACAAGTACTCGAGCCACCGCTGCTGCTGCAAGAAACAGCGGCGCATCAGCAAGAAGGGTTTCCGCAAGATGCTGAGCCGTGAGCTCAACCACATGCTGACG GACACCGGGAACCGTCGAGCAGCCGACAAGCTCATCTGCGACCTGGACGAGAACAAGGACGGGCGCATCAGCTTCGAGGAGTACTGGACCTTGATAGGCGGCATCGCCAGCCCCATCGCCCAGATCATCCGCCAGCAGGAGCAGTGTGTCAAGAGCACCAAGTAG
- the S100A13 gene encoding protein S100-A13 gives MATGELTELETAIEKIVTVFFTYAGKEGRKGTLTASEFKELVQLQLPNLMKDVPSLEEKMRELDVNNDEELRFGEYWRLIGELAKAMRRERAGKKK, from the exons ATGGCCACGGGCGAGCTGACCGAGCTGGAGACGGCCATCGAGAAGATCGTCACCGTCTTCTTCACCTACGCGgggaaggagggcaggaagggcaCGCTGACGGCCAGCGAGTTCAAGGAGCTGGTCCAGCTCCAGCTGCCCAACCTGATGAAG GACGTCCCCTCCCTGGAGGAGAAGATGAGGGAGCTGGATGTGAACAACGACGAGGAGCTGAGATTCGGCGAGTACTGGCGGCTGATCGGGGAGCTGGCGAAGGCCATGCGGAGGGAGAGAGCGGGGAAGAAGAAGTGA
- the S100A16 gene encoding protein S100-A16 isoform X1 encodes MSLAGLAGGLGRSRPAPPGCSWSREARGRLAGKMQGQTAECTELEWAVQVLVNNFDKYSSHRCCCKKQRRISKKGFRKMLSRELNHMLTDTGNRRAADKLICDLDENKDGRISFEEYWTLIGGIASPIAQIIRQQEQCVKSTK; translated from the exons ATGTCCTTGGCTGGGCTCGCGGGGGGCTTGGGCAGATCCAGACCTGCCCCGCCGGGGTGTTCCTGGAGCCGTGAAGCAAGAGGAAGGCTGGCCG GAAAAATGCAGGGCCAGACGGCGGAATGCACGGAGCTGGAATGGGCCGTCCAGGTGCTGGTGAACAACTTCGACAAGTACTCGAGCCACCGCTGCTGCTGCAAGAAACAGCGGCGCATCAGCAAGAAGGGTTTCCGCAAGATGCTGAGCCGTGAGCTCAACCACATGCTGACG GACACCGGGAACCGTCGAGCAGCCGACAAGCTCATCTGCGACCTGGACGAGAACAAGGACGGGCGCATCAGCTTCGAGGAGTACTGGACCTTGATAGGCGGCATCGCCAGCCCCATCGCCCAGATCATCCGCCAGCAGGAGCAGTGTGTCAAGAGCACCAAGTAG
- the S100A1 gene encoding protein S100-A1 → MASQLEGAMETLINVFHHYSGKEGDKYKLSKKELKELLQSELGCFLETQKDTGAVEKIMQDLDENGDGEVDFQEYVVLVAALTVACNTFFWENA, encoded by the exons ATGGCGTCGCAGCTGGAAGGGGCCATGGAGACGCTCATCAACGTCTTCCACCATTACTCGGGCAAAGAGGGGGACAAGTACAAGCTGAGCAAGaaggagctgaaggagctgctgcagagcgAGCTGGGCTGCTTCCTGGAG ACCCAGAAGGACACGGGCGCTGTGGAGAAGATCATGCAGGACCTGGATGAGAACGGCGACGGCGAGGTGGACTTCCAGGAGTACGTGGTCCTGGTGGCTGCCCTCACCGTGGCCTGCAACACCTTCTTCTGGGAGAACGCCTGA
- the LOC137671218 gene encoding protein S100-A4-like encodes MAHPLEQALAVMVSTFHKYSGKEGDKYKLNKQELREMLMKELPSFSRQASEASLQQLMGHLDCNSDNEVDFQEYVTFLACMAMMCNDFFQDYPDKMPHKK; translated from the exons ATGGCACATCCCCTGGAGCAGGCGCTGGCCGTGATGGTCTCCACCTTCCACAAGTACTCGGGGAAGGAGGGGGACAAGTATAAGCTCAACAAGCAGGAGCTCCGGGAGATGCTCATGAAGGAACTGCCCAGCTTCAGC AGACAAGCCAGCGAGGCCAGCTTACAGCAGCTCATGGGCCACCTGGACTGCAACAGTGACAATGAGGTGGATTTCCAGGAGTACGTGACCTTCCTGGCCTGCATGGCAATGATGTGCAACGACTTCTTCCAGGACTACCCCGACAAGATGCCGCACAAGAAGTGA
- the LOC137671217 gene encoding protein S100-A4-like, whose amino-acid sequence MACPLEQALAVMVTTFYKYSGKEGDKYKLSKAELKELLNKELPVFGSKQMDEVEFKRLMNDLDHNKDSEMDFKEYACFLACVTMGFNEFFKDGPPKQPRKK is encoded by the exons ATGGCGTGTCCCCTGGAGCAGGCGCTGGCCGTGATGGTCACCACCTTCTACAAGTACTCGGGGAAGGAAGGGGACAAGTACAAACTCAGCAAGGCGGAGCTCAAGGAGCTGCTGAACAAGGAGCTGCCCGTCTTCGGGAGC AAACAAATGGACGAGGTGGAATTCAAGAGGCTCATGAACGACCTGGACCACAACAAGGACAGCGAGATGGACTTCAAGGAGTACGCCTGCTTCCTGGCCTGCGTCACCATGGGCTTCAACGAGTTCTTCAAGGACGGCCCCCCCAAGCAGCCCCGCAAGAAGTGA